The following DNA comes from Phytohabitans rumicis.
CTCGCGTACCGTCCCGAACGGTACGTCGGCCCGTTCGAGGTGTTTCCCAGCCTCGTGGGCGGCGGCGCCGTCGCCGGCGGTGCGGCGGCCATCATCCTGGCCTACGTGGTGCGCAGCCTGCCGGCGGGCCAGCGCACGGCGGTGGCCGCGCTCACCCAGCTGCACCCGCATGTCGAGCAGGCGTCGACCGACCTCGGCGCCGGTCCACTGTACACATTCCGGCGGATCACTTTGCCGCTCATCCGGCCGGCCCTGCTGACCGGCCTCAGCTACAGCTTCGCCCGGAGCATGACGTCGATATCGACGATCGTGCTGCTGGTCACCCCGCAGACAAAAATCATCACCTCGCAGGTGCTCAGCGCCGCCAGCACCGGACGGTACGGCGTCGCCTTCGCCTACTGCACCGTGCTGACCGCCATCGTCCTGGCCGCCTTCGGGCTCATCCGGCTCGTGGTCGGCGGCGGGGCGACCCTGCAACGCGTCGCCGCCACGGAGAGGCAGAAGCCATGACCACCGCCATGACCGAATCGACCGCCACCGGCATCCGGGCAGCCGCCCACAGTGGACGGTTGCAACTGGACGGTCTGACCAAGAGCTTCGCCAGCCGCTCCGGCGCGGTGACCGCCGTCGACAGCGTGACCCTCGACGTCGCACCGGGCGAGTTCATCACGCTGCTCGGCCCGTCCGGCTGCGGGAAGACCACGACCCTGCGCATGGTCGCCGGGTTCGAGGAGGCCACCGCCGGCCACATCCGGCTGGACGGCCAGGTCATCGACGCGATCCCGCCGCAGCGCCGGCCGATGGCCATGGTGTTCCAGAGCTACGCGCTGTTTCCGCACCTCACCGTCGCCGGCAACATCGGGTACGGCTTGCGGCTGCTGCGGCGCTCCCGCGACGAGATCGCTACCAGCATGCGGATGGCGTTGACCAGCATGAACCTGGTGGGCCTGGAGGACCGCAGCCCGCACGAGCTGTCCGGCGGGCAGCAACAGCGGGTGGCACTGGCCCGGGCCCTGGTGGTGCAGCCGAAGGTGCTGCTCTTCGACGAGCCGCTGTCCAACCTGGACGCAAAGCTGCGCGGCGCGATGCGGGCCGAGATCCGGCGGATCCAGCGGATGTTCGGGATCACCAGCATCTACGTCACCCACGACCAGGACGAGGCGATGAGCATGTCCGACCGGATCGTGGTGATGAACCGGGGCCGGGTGGAGCAGGTCGCCACGCCGGGGGAGATCTACCTGCGGCCGGCCAGCGTGTTCGTCGCGGACTTCATCGGCCGGGCCAACTTCATCGAGGTGATGGTGGAGCGCGTGCACGGCAGCACCGCCGTCGTGCACACGCTCGGCCAGCGGCTGGAGGTGGCGGCCCACCAGGACGCGGCGGCCGGCGGCGACGCGTACCTGATGATGCGGCCGGAGACGATCGCGCTGGTGCCGGTCACCGACGGCGGCACCGGGATCGGCGTGGTGCTGCGCTCCACGTTCCACGGCCCGACCATCGACTACGAGGTGGAGACCACGAGCGGCACCATCACCGTCACCGAGCCTGGCCGCGACCCCCGGCAGCTGCTGGTCGAGGGCACCAACGTCGACATCACGATCGACCAGGAACGCGCGTACCTGCTCGCCGGCGAGTAGCGGGCTCGTCAGCGTTCGGCCGTGAAGTTGCCCATCATCGCCATGTCCTCGTGTTCGAGGTGGCGTTCAGGCGCTTGTCGCCGTCGCGGCGCGTTTGGCCATTTCCTGCGGGGAAAGATCCTCGATGCGGGTGGCGACACTCCACCGATGCCCGAACGGGTCCACGAACTGGCCGGTGCGATCGCCGTAGAACTGATCGGTGACGGGGCGTAGGGCGGTGGCGCCGGCCTCGATCGCCCGATTGAAGACGTCGTCAACGTTTTCGATGTAGAGGCTGATGGTGACTGGCGTGCCGCCGATGCTCTTCGGTCCCCGGATGCCCAGGTCCGGGAACTCGTCCGACAGCATGACTACGGCTGTGCCGATCTCCAGTTCGGCGTGGCCCAGCCTGCCGTCTGGCTCGGACATCCGCATCCGTTCGGTCGCTCCGAACACGGTGCGGTAGTAATCGATCGCTGTGCTGGCGCCGTCGATGCAGAGGTAGGGCACGACCTGGGGATAGTTGTCGGGGATGGGCTTCACGTCAGCCATGGCAGACCACTTTTCTGCTGGTGGCCCGGTCACCAGATCTCGGGGCCCGCTCGATGCGTCCGCCAGTGGCGGACTGTCACGCCACCGGGGACACGAGCGACGAGCCCAACTCTACGCGACCGCACGGGATATTCGGCGAACGACCAGGCCCCGACGGAGCCGTCTCGGGAGTATCCTGCGGTATAGCTGCGCCGACCGACGTGCGCAGCTCGTCGAGCCCGCAACTCCACCGCGACATGTCGGGTTGCAGTCCCCGGCCACGGGCCCAGTCCTCGCTCGCTCAACACTCGCCATCCTCGTAGGCAGTTGGGCTGGAGGAACACCATGTCCGCACCCTTTTCCCCGCTGGCGACGTTGGCGCCGCTGTACGTCGAGACGAGCATCCCGTCGCCGGCCACGGCCCGGGTGGCCGTCGCGGGAGAGGTCGACTTGGCAACCGCGGCCGCATTGCGCGAGCGGCTGCTGCGCGTGCTGCACGGGCACAGTCTCAACCTGCTCGACGTCAATCTCGCCGGGGTCACCTTCATGGACTGCACCGGAATCGGTGCGCTCATCGGCGTGCGCAACGCCGCTGCCCGGGCCGGATGCCAGGTGCGCGTCACCGATCCGCAGCCCATTGTCCGCCGGGTTCTGGAGGCGACCGGGTTGCTCGGGGTTTTCACCGCCCCGATCGAGCAGCCACAGCGCCGGCCCGCAAGGTCCGAATATCCGTTGGGAGCCGAACCCGTCCCTACGGCGGTGACGGTGCAGGCCAATGTGACGATTGCCGCCTGACGGTCTTGGGCGTGCGTGCTGACGATATCGGGAGTAGCCTATGGGTACGTGCGCCGCCACAGGCGGGCGCTTCCGTACATGTCAGGCTGGCGGCTCCTCCCCAAGGGGAGGTCTCTTCGCAGGCCGTGGGCCCGGACCTCGCCCGCACATTCTGTTCGGACCTCACCGCGTCCTCGACCCTGCGGTCACGACCAGCGACTCCCCGGCGCTTCAGTGGAGGTGCCGTCCCGGCCGGGCACACCTACGGCGTGTCCCGTAAAGAGCGTTGACCAGATGACCGTTCTCGCCGAGCCACCTACGTTCAGCGCGACCGCCGCCTACCCGGGGTACCGCTCCACGACCGCGCCCACCGCCTCCGAGGCAGGAGCGTTGGCAGACCCGGACTCCACTGTCGACACCTGGGCGCTTCACCAGAGCGACCCGGTCAACGTTGACGGCTACCGGTTGGTATCGCGTCTCGGGGCGGGCGGGATGGCAGACGTGTTCTACGCGGTAGCGCCCACCGGTGAGCCGGTCGCGGTCAAGCTCCTGCACGCCGTTGACGGGGCTGCCGAGGCATGCCTGCGCGAGTACCGGTTGGCGTCCGCCGTCGATCCGGACTGCACCGCGCCGGCCGTCGGTCACGGCGTGTCCACGGCGGGCGCGTACCTGGTGACGGCTCATCTTCCGGGCTATCGCAGCGGCACCACGTTGGTGGGCGGGCCGACGCCGGCTGAGCAGCTCTGGACGCTTGGAGGGGGGCTGGCCCAGACGCTTGCGGCGATCCACGGAAAGGGCATCGTGCACTGCGATGTGAAGCCGGCGAACCTGCTCGTGCGTGGGCATGACGTTCGCATCATTGATTTCGGTATCGCCCGGTACGTTGGCGAGCGGTGTGGCGATGAGGGGATGGTGCAGTGCAGCCGTGGCTGGGCCGCACCGGAACAGCTGCGTACCGACCCAGCCACGCCGGCGGTGGACGTCTTCGCGTGGGGTTGTCTGCTCGCCCACCTGGGAGCGGTCTCCACCCGTTCGCTAGCCGCAGTGAAGAGGAGTGGATCTTGCGGGTCCAGTTGGCGCAACCAGATCTGTTCGGGCTGCCCCCGAACCTGGACGAGCTGATCCGGTGGGCGTTGGCCCGCGACCCGGGCGACCGGCCCAGCGCCCGCGAACTGGTCTCGATCTGCCAGGCGCGGCGGTTACTGTGACGGACGTCTATGGACGCCGTTTCGGTGAGGTTGGCGCCGCCCCGGCCCGGGTAGGATCTGGGGCGATGGTTGCCCAGGACCCCGGCGACGTGATGACCGCCCGTTGCCGGAGGCCGTAGTGACCACTCTTGACGTGACCATCCCGCAGGTTCGCGCCGGTTCGCCGCGCCGCGGCAGCGACTACGCCGAGCTGATGAGGCAGGTGCGCCAAGCGGGTCTGCTTGAGCGGCGTCCCACCTTCTACGCCGTGTGCATCACCGCGTGTCTGCTCATGCTCGCCGCCGGCTGGGCGGTGTTCGTGTTGCTGGGCAATTCGTGGTGGCAGGTGTTCACCGCGGCGTTCCTGGCCTTCGCGTTCGCGCAGAACGGGTTCCTGGCCCACGATGCCGGGCACCGGCAGATTTTCCGATCTCGGCCCGCCAATGACCTGGTCGGGTGGGTGCACGGCAACCTTGGCATCGGGTTGGCGTTCGGCTGGTGGGTGGACAAGCATCACCGCCACCACGCCCATCCCAACCACGAGGGTCTCGATCCGGACATCGGCGGTGAGAACCTTGTCTACACCAGCGCCCAGGCCGGCGCCCGGCGGGGACTGGGCCGGTTGGTCGCCCGCCACCAGGGTGCGTTGTTCTTCCCGATGCTGTTGCTGTTGGCGATCGACCTGCGCGTTTCCGGCGTCAAGGCGTTGACCCGCCCGGGCTACCGCAACCGGCTGCCGGAGGCGCTGCTGTTCGGTTTGCACATCGCGGCGTACGTCACCGTCGTGCTGCTGGTGCTGTCTCCGGTCAAGGCGCTGGTCTTCGTCGCGATCCATCAGGGACTGCTTGGGCTGTACCTGGGAGCGGTGTTCGCCCCCAACCACAAGGGCATGCCGATCCTGTCCAAGCAGGACGACAGCGACTTCTTGCGCCGCCAGGTCCTGACCGCCCGCAACGTGCGGGGCGGACGGCTGACGGATCTACTCCTGGGTGGGCTCAACTACCAGATCGAGCACCACCTGTTCCCGCACATGCCGCGCCCGTCGCTGCCGCACGCACAACCGGTCATCCGCGACTATTGCCTGGGCCATGGTCTGCCCTACGCGCAGACCAGCCTGATCGACTCCTACCGGCAGGCGCTGGCACACCTGAACACCGTGGGCCGCGGCGACCATCTAGGGGA
Coding sequences within:
- a CDS encoding ABC transporter ATP-binding protein, with protein sequence MTTAMTESTATGIRAAAHSGRLQLDGLTKSFASRSGAVTAVDSVTLDVAPGEFITLLGPSGCGKTTTLRMVAGFEEATAGHIRLDGQVIDAIPPQRRPMAMVFQSYALFPHLTVAGNIGYGLRLLRRSRDEIATSMRMALTSMNLVGLEDRSPHELSGGQQQRVALARALVVQPKVLLFDEPLSNLDAKLRGAMRAEIRRIQRMFGITSIYVTHDQDEAMSMSDRIVVMNRGRVEQVATPGEIYLRPASVFVADFIGRANFIEVMVERVHGSTAVVHTLGQRLEVAAHQDAAAGGDAYLMMRPETIALVPVTDGGTGIGVVLRSTFHGPTIDYEVETTSGTITVTEPGRDPRQLLVEGTNVDITIDQERAYLLAGE
- a CDS encoding VOC family protein, with product MADVKPIPDNYPQVVPYLCIDGASTAIDYYRTVFGATERMRMSEPDGRLGHAELEIGTAVVMLSDEFPDLGIRGPKSIGGTPVTISLYIENVDDVFNRAIEAGATALRPVTDQFYGDRTGQFVDPFGHRWSVATRIEDLSPQEMAKRAATATSA
- a CDS encoding STAS domain-containing protein — its product is MSAPFSPLATLAPLYVETSIPSPATARVAVAGEVDLATAAALRERLLRVLHGHSLNLLDVNLAGVTFMDCTGIGALIGVRNAAARAGCQVRVTDPQPIVRRVLEATGLLGVFTAPIEQPQRRPARSEYPLGAEPVPTAVTVQANVTIAA
- a CDS encoding serine/threonine-protein kinase encodes the protein MTVLAEPPTFSATAAYPGYRSTTAPTASEAGALADPDSTVDTWALHQSDPVNVDGYRLVSRLGAGGMADVFYAVAPTGEPVAVKLLHAVDGAAEACLREYRLASAVDPDCTAPAVGHGVSTAGAYLVTAHLPGYRSGTTLVGGPTPAEQLWTLGGGLAQTLAAIHGKGIVHCDVKPANLLVRGHDVRIIDFGIARYVGERCGDEGMVQCSRGWAAPEQLRTDPATPAVDVFAWGCLLAHLGAVSTRSLAAVKRSGSCGSSWRNQICSGCPRTWTS
- a CDS encoding fatty acid desaturase family protein, yielding MRQVRQAGLLERRPTFYAVCITACLLMLAAGWAVFVLLGNSWWQVFTAAFLAFAFAQNGFLAHDAGHRQIFRSRPANDLVGWVHGNLGIGLAFGWWVDKHHRHHAHPNHEGLDPDIGGENLVYTSAQAGARRGLGRLVARHQGALFFPMLLLLAIDLRVSGVKALTRPGYRNRLPEALLFGLHIAAYVTVVLLVLSPVKALVFVAIHQGLLGLYLGAVFAPNHKGMPILSKQDDSDFLRRQVLTARNVRGGRLTDLLLGGLNYQIEHHLFPHMPRPSLPHAQPVIRDYCLGHGLPYAQTSLIDSYRQALAHLNTVGRGDHLGDPVDRQVDAAQV